In a genomic window of Comamonadaceae bacterium OTU4NAUVB1:
- the priA gene encoding primosomal protein N' yields MTRRLDIAVHAPAHAALGDLLSYSATEDLPAGTLVRVPLGRREVLGVVWAGGELAGGEAEALRPVGAALDALAPLGTAWRDLVAFAARYYQRSLGEIALSALPPQLRDLSGVQLARRLKRRAAAATAAVASAAPAAPPAVAATPEQAGALARIDAEPGPFLLFGSTGSGKTEVYLRAVDALLARDASAQALVMVPEINLTPQLEARFRERFEPRFGADAVVSMHSGMTNPQRLTSWLAAHAGVARIVLGTRMAVFASMPGLRLIVVDEEHDPSYKQQEGARYSARDLAVWRGRREDAKVILGSATPSLESWHRSRPAADGEATGPYARLCMPSRIGAGALPTVRLVDMTLQPPRTVLSGALLEAIGARIARGEQSMVFLNRRGYAPVLACADCGWKSECPHCSAYRVFHKIDRTLRCHHCGFTERVPRACPSCGNPDIAPVGRGTERLEEHLGELFAAIERPGGGAVRIARIDADSTRAQGALEAQLAAVHAGDVDVLVGTQMIAKGHDFRRITLVAAVNPDGALFSSDFRAPERLFGLLMQSAGRAGRDAAYLAAQGATAEMWIQTHHPGHPLFQALRHHDYPAFAAQELADRRAAGMPPFAFQALLRADARTQEAAQAFLEAAAAAADALDAGTAEAPEVARYPAVPLAIQRVANVERAQMLVESHSRIALQRLLAGWQPLLRELRRTPEGKGVIRWLIDVDPQGI; encoded by the coding sequence ATGACCCGGCGCCTCGACATCGCCGTCCATGCCCCGGCCCACGCCGCGCTGGGCGATCTGCTGAGCTACTCGGCCACCGAGGACCTGCCCGCCGGCACCCTGGTGCGCGTGCCGCTCGGCCGGCGCGAGGTGCTGGGCGTGGTCTGGGCGGGCGGCGAACTGGCCGGGGGCGAGGCCGAGGCGCTCAGGCCCGTCGGCGCCGCGCTCGATGCCCTGGCGCCGCTGGGCACGGCCTGGCGCGACCTGGTGGCCTTCGCGGCGCGCTACTACCAGCGTTCGCTGGGCGAGATCGCGCTTTCCGCCCTGCCGCCGCAGTTGCGCGACCTGAGCGGCGTGCAGCTGGCCCGGCGGCTCAAGCGCCGCGCCGCCGCCGCCACGGCGGCGGTCGCGTCGGCCGCCCCCGCCGCCCCGCCCGCCGTCGCCGCGACGCCCGAGCAGGCCGGCGCGCTGGCCCGCATCGACGCCGAGCCGGGTCCCTTCCTGCTGTTCGGCAGCACCGGCAGCGGCAAGACCGAGGTCTACCTGCGCGCCGTGGACGCCCTGCTCGCGCGCGACGCCAGCGCGCAGGCGCTGGTGATGGTGCCGGAGATCAACCTCACGCCGCAGCTGGAGGCACGCTTCCGGGAACGCTTCGAGCCGCGCTTCGGCGCCGACGCGGTGGTCTCGATGCACAGCGGCATGACCAACCCGCAGCGCCTGACGAGCTGGCTGGCCGCGCACGCGGGCGTCGCGCGCATCGTGCTGGGCACGCGCATGGCGGTGTTCGCCTCGATGCCGGGGCTGCGGCTGATCGTGGTCGACGAGGAGCACGACCCGAGCTACAAGCAGCAGGAGGGCGCGCGCTATTCGGCGCGCGACCTCGCGGTGTGGCGCGGCCGGCGCGAGGACGCCAAGGTGATCCTCGGCTCGGCGACGCCGTCGCTGGAGAGCTGGCACCGCAGCCGCCCGGCCGCCGACGGCGAGGCGACCGGGCCCTATGCGCGCCTGTGCATGCCCAGCCGCATCGGCGCGGGCGCCCTGCCGACCGTGCGGCTGGTCGACATGACCCTGCAGCCGCCCCGCACGGTGCTCTCCGGCGCGCTGCTGGAGGCCATCGGGGCGCGCATCGCGCGCGGCGAGCAGAGCATGGTGTTCCTCAACCGGCGCGGCTACGCGCCGGTGCTGGCCTGCGCCGACTGCGGCTGGAAGAGCGAATGCCCGCACTGCAGCGCCTACCGCGTGTTCCACAAGATCGACCGCACGCTGCGCTGCCACCACTGCGGCTTCACCGAGCGCGTGCCGCGCGCCTGCCCGTCGTGCGGCAACCCGGACATCGCGCCGGTCGGGCGCGGCACCGAGCGGCTGGAGGAGCACCTGGGCGAGCTGTTCGCGGCGATCGAGCGGCCCGGCGGCGGCGCGGTGCGCATCGCCCGCATCGACGCCGACAGCACGCGGGCGCAGGGCGCGCTGGAAGCGCAGCTGGCCGCCGTGCACGCCGGCGACGTCGACGTGCTGGTGGGCACGCAGATGATCGCCAAGGGCCACGACTTCCGGCGCATCACGCTGGTGGCGGCGGTCAACCCCGACGGCGCGCTGTTCTCCAGCGACTTCCGCGCGCCCGAGCGGCTGTTCGGCCTGCTGATGCAGTCGGCCGGGCGCGCCGGGCGCGACGCCGCCTACCTGGCGGCGCAGGGCGCGACCGCCGAGATGTGGATCCAGACGCACCACCCGGGCCACCCGCTGTTCCAGGCGCTGCGCCATCACGACTACCCGGCCTTCGCGGCGCAGGAACTCGCCGACCGCCGCGCCGCCGGCATGCCGCCCTTCGCCTTCCAGGCGCTGCTGCGCGCCGACGCCCGCACGCAGGAGGCGGCACAGGCGTTCCTGGAGGCGGCGGCCGCCGCCGCCGACGCGCTCGACGCCGGCACGGCCGAGGCGCCCGAGGTGGCGCGCTACCCGGCGGTGCCGCTGGCGATCCAGCGCGTGGCCAACGTCGAGCGCGCGCAGATGCTGGTCGAGAGCCATTCGCGCATCGCCCTGCAGCGCCTGCTCGCCGGCTGGCAGCCGCTGCTGCGCGAACTGCGCCGCACGCCCGAGGGCAAGGGCGTGATCCGCTGGCTGATCGACGTCGATCCTCAGGGGATCTGA
- a CDS encoding AEC family transporter: MLQILAVTLPFFALVAAGYLAARRRVLPIDAIPGLNVFVLFFALPCMLYRFGARTPIAQLLDGPVALVWGAGALTMVGATVALTRRGRRGWNDAAFGALVAAFPNTGFMGVPLFAALLGAGVLGPAIIAITLDMVMTSSLCIALSRLDGVAGRPGASPPGAGDAGRAGVATALRQAFRGVVVNPLPWSILLGGLASATGFALPGPVDRAVAMLAEAASPAALFTIGAVLARPAVLAARQGLAARRAPMGDVPAVVLLKLVAHPLLICGLAWLASAAGLAVSREALVVMVLVAALPSASNVSMLAERFGADNGRIARIILWTTVGSFFTFPLVTRWLH; this comes from the coding sequence ATGCTGCAGATCCTCGCCGTCACCCTGCCTTTCTTCGCCCTGGTCGCGGCCGGCTACCTCGCCGCGCGCCGGCGCGTGCTGCCGATCGACGCCATCCCCGGGCTCAACGTCTTCGTGCTGTTCTTCGCGCTGCCGTGCATGCTCTACCGCTTCGGCGCGCGCACGCCGATCGCGCAGCTGCTCGACGGCCCGGTGGCCCTGGTCTGGGGCGCGGGGGCCCTGACGATGGTCGGTGCGACGGTCGCGCTCACGCGGCGCGGCCGCCGGGGCTGGAACGACGCGGCGTTCGGCGCGCTGGTGGCGGCCTTCCCGAACACCGGCTTCATGGGCGTGCCGCTGTTCGCCGCACTGCTCGGGGCGGGCGTGCTGGGCCCGGCCATCATCGCCATCACCCTGGACATGGTGATGACCTCGTCGCTGTGCATCGCGCTGTCGCGGCTCGACGGCGTGGCGGGGCGCCCGGGCGCGTCGCCGCCCGGTGCCGGCGACGCCGGGCGCGCGGGCGTCGCGACGGCCCTGCGCCAGGCCTTCCGGGGCGTGGTGGTGAACCCGCTGCCGTGGTCGATCCTGCTGGGGGGGCTGGCCTCGGCGACGGGCTTCGCGCTGCCCGGGCCGGTCGACCGCGCCGTCGCCATGCTGGCCGAGGCCGCCTCGCCGGCCGCGCTCTTCACCATCGGCGCCGTGCTGGCGCGTCCGGCGGTGCTGGCCGCCCGCCAGGGACTGGCGGCGCGGCGCGCGCCCATGGGCGACGTGCCGGCGGTGGTGCTGCTGAAGCTGGTGGCGCATCCGCTGCTGATCTGTGGGCTGGCGTGGCTGGCCTCGGCCGCCGGCCTGGCGGTGAGCCGCGAGGCGCTGGTGGTCATGGTGCTGGTCGCGGCGCTGCCCAGCGCGAGCAACGTGTCGATGCTCGCCGAGCGCTTCGGCGCCGACAACGGCCGCATCGCGCGGATCATCCTGTGGACGACGGTCGGGTCGTTCTTCACCTTCCCGCTGGTCACCCGGTGGCTGCACTGA
- a CDS encoding phospholipase D-like domain-containing protein — protein sequence MLKKSRFLTILATFVLTVVATLAVINFAGGEKRIDEQVERAYALQDDQFQRALGVLLGPPITAGNRFEALHNGDEIFPPMLAAIRGARRSITFETYIYWSGDIGRAFAEALSERARAGVAVHVLLDWVGSAKIDEDFLREMEKSGVQIRKFHKPDWWGISRLNNRTHRKLLIADGRIGFTGGVGIAPSWTGHAQDPDHWRDSHYRVEGPVVAQMQAVFMDNWIKASGEVLHDERYFPAIGPVVPTLGGSTAATKAESAIPETGGAAGGRAQVFASSPSGGGESMHIMYLMAIAAATKTIDLSSAYFVPDALTVRTLVAAMRRGVRLRVITPGPHIDADIVRRASRASWGPLLEAGAEISEYQPTMFHCKVFTVDGLLVSVGSTNFDNRSFRLNDEANLNIYDAAFAARETAVFEADLKQSRRVTHQAWLDRPLREKAMEHLASLLSRQL from the coding sequence ATGCTGAAGAAAAGCCGATTCCTCACGATCCTCGCGACCTTCGTCCTCACGGTGGTCGCCACACTGGCGGTGATCAACTTCGCCGGGGGCGAGAAGCGCATCGACGAGCAGGTCGAGCGCGCCTACGCGCTGCAGGACGACCAGTTCCAGCGCGCGCTGGGCGTGCTGCTGGGCCCGCCCATCACGGCCGGCAACCGCTTCGAGGCGCTGCACAACGGCGACGAGATCTTTCCGCCCATGCTCGCGGCCATCCGCGGCGCGCGGCGCAGCATCACCTTCGAGACCTACATCTACTGGTCGGGCGACATCGGCCGCGCCTTCGCCGAGGCGCTGTCCGAGCGCGCCCGCGCCGGCGTCGCGGTGCACGTGCTGCTCGACTGGGTCGGCAGCGCCAAGATCGACGAGGACTTCCTGCGCGAGATGGAGAAGTCCGGCGTGCAGATCCGCAAGTTCCACAAGCCCGACTGGTGGGGCATCTCGCGCCTGAACAACCGCACCCACCGCAAGCTCCTGATCGCCGACGGCCGCATCGGCTTCACGGGCGGCGTGGGCATCGCGCCCTCGTGGACCGGCCACGCGCAGGACCCGGACCACTGGCGCGATTCGCACTACCGCGTCGAGGGGCCGGTGGTCGCGCAGATGCAGGCCGTGTTCATGGACAACTGGATCAAGGCCTCGGGCGAGGTGCTGCACGACGAGCGCTACTTCCCGGCCATCGGCCCGGTCGTGCCCACGCTGGGCGGCTCGACGGCGGCGACGAAGGCCGAGAGCGCGATCCCCGAGACCGGCGGGGCCGCCGGCGGGCGCGCCCAGGTCTTCGCCAGTTCGCCCTCGGGCGGCGGCGAGAGCATGCACATCATGTACCTGATGGCGATCGCCGCGGCGACCAAGACCATCGACCTGTCGAGCGCCTACTTCGTGCCCGACGCGCTGACCGTCCGCACCCTGGTGGCGGCGATGCGCCGCGGCGTGCGGCTGCGCGTCATCACGCCCGGCCCGCACATCGACGCGGACATCGTGCGCCGCGCCTCGCGCGCGAGCTGGGGCCCGCTGCTCGAGGCCGGCGCCGAGATCAGCGAATACCAGCCCACCATGTTCCATTGCAAGGTCTTCACGGTCGACGGCCTGCTGGTGTCGGTGGGTTCGACCAACTTCGACAACCGCTCGTTCCGGCTGAACGACGAGGCCAACCTCAACATCTACGACGCCGCCTTCGCCGCGCGCGAGACCGCCGTCTTCGAGGCCGACCTGAAGCAGTCCAGGCGCGTCACGCACCAGGCCTGGCTCGACCGGCCGCTGCGGGAGAAGGCGATGGAGCACCTGGCGTCGCTGCTGTCCCGGCAGCTGTGA
- a CDS encoding UvrD-helicase domain-containing protein, translating into MSSGLNLAQQEAVNYLHGPCLVLAGAGSGKTRVITHKIARLIQSGMPPKKIAAITFTNKAAAEMRERAKGLIGRDAKHVVICTFHALGVRMMREDGAVLGLKPAFSILDSDDVTKILKDAGGSVDTATARLWQWTISRWKNMGLNAAQAEAAAADDAERIVAQVMARYEERLAAYQSVDFDDLIGLPLKLLREHDAVRAKWQEALGHVLVDEYQDTNATQYEVLKALVGERGRFTAVGDDDQSIYGWRGATLDNLRKLPIDYPALKVVKLEQNYRSTSAILRAANNVIGPNPKLFPKTLFSELGEGEPVRIVDADNEAHEAERAVARIQSLRGGATVTQGDQHKAFRDFAILYRANHMARVFEQALRKAQIPYKVSGGQSFFDRAEIKDLCGWFRLWVNSDDDPAFLRAVTTPKRGIGHTTLAALGTFASQYKLSLFGALFSASLPSVIPQRAIGGLHEFGRYVNDLEHRARQTMGAEGARAFLAEWLKEIDYERHLYDGEDSEQAAASRWTNVLEFCDWMAARCGGEVDDASGATPQASERKSLLEVAQTISLLSTISDRGDQDQDVVTLSTLHAAKGLEWPHVMLIGVNEGLLPFKLDDDDGRQQMVSEDTLTRLQEERRLMYVGITRAQRTLAVSWTKRRKKGRETVAAQPSRFIAEMALDPTSAKEDPREKIRALRAEFARRAQESAAAAAASAAAP; encoded by the coding sequence ATGTCCTCCGGTCTCAATCTCGCCCAGCAGGAAGCCGTCAACTACCTGCACGGCCCGTGTCTCGTGCTCGCGGGCGCGGGCTCGGGCAAGACGCGCGTGATCACGCACAAGATCGCGCGGCTGATCCAGTCGGGGATGCCGCCGAAGAAGATCGCCGCCATCACCTTCACCAACAAGGCGGCCGCCGAGATGCGCGAGCGCGCCAAGGGCCTGATCGGGCGCGACGCGAAGCATGTGGTGATCTGCACCTTCCACGCGCTGGGCGTGCGCATGATGCGCGAGGACGGCGCGGTGCTGGGCCTGAAGCCGGCCTTCAGCATCCTCGACAGCGACGACGTCACCAAGATCCTGAAGGACGCCGGCGGCTCGGTCGACACCGCCACGGCGCGCCTGTGGCAGTGGACCATCAGCCGCTGGAAGAACATGGGCCTGAACGCGGCGCAGGCCGAGGCCGCGGCCGCCGACGACGCCGAGCGCATCGTGGCGCAGGTCATGGCGCGCTACGAGGAGCGCCTGGCGGCCTACCAGAGCGTCGACTTCGACGACCTGATCGGCCTGCCGCTGAAGCTGCTGCGGGAGCACGACGCCGTGCGCGCCAAGTGGCAGGAGGCGCTCGGCCACGTGCTGGTCGACGAGTACCAGGACACCAACGCCACGCAGTACGAGGTGCTCAAGGCGCTGGTGGGCGAACGCGGACGCTTCACCGCCGTGGGCGACGACGACCAGTCGATCTACGGCTGGCGCGGCGCCACGCTGGACAACCTGAGGAAGCTGCCGATCGACTATCCGGCGCTCAAGGTCGTGAAGCTGGAGCAGAACTACCGCTCCACCAGCGCCATCCTGCGCGCGGCCAACAACGTCATCGGCCCCAACCCCAAGCTGTTCCCGAAGACGCTGTTCAGCGAGCTCGGCGAGGGCGAGCCGGTGCGCATCGTCGACGCCGACAACGAGGCCCACGAGGCCGAGCGCGCCGTGGCGCGCATCCAGAGCCTGCGCGGCGGCGCCACCGTGACGCAGGGCGATCAGCACAAGGCGTTCCGCGACTTCGCCATCCTCTACCGCGCCAACCACATGGCGCGCGTCTTCGAGCAGGCGCTGCGCAAGGCGCAGATCCCCTACAAGGTCTCCGGCGGCCAGAGCTTCTTCGACCGCGCCGAGATCAAGGACCTGTGCGGCTGGTTCCGCCTGTGGGTCAACAGCGACGACGACCCGGCCTTCCTGCGCGCGGTGACCACGCCCAAGCGCGGCATCGGCCACACCACGCTCGCCGCGCTGGGCACCTTCGCGAGCCAGTACAAGCTCAGCCTGTTCGGCGCCCTGTTCAGCGCCTCGCTGCCCAGCGTGATCCCGCAGCGCGCGATCGGCGGCCTGCACGAGTTCGGCCGCTACGTGAACGACCTGGAACACAGGGCCCGCCAGACGATGGGCGCGGAAGGCGCGCGCGCCTTCCTGGCCGAATGGCTCAAGGAGATCGACTACGAGCGCCACCTCTACGACGGCGAGGACAGCGAGCAGGCCGCCGCCAGCCGCTGGACCAACGTGCTGGAGTTCTGCGACTGGATGGCCGCGCGCTGCGGCGGCGAGGTCGACGACGCCTCCGGCGCGACCCCGCAGGCGAGCGAGCGCAAGAGCCTGCTGGAGGTGGCGCAGACCATCTCGCTGCTCTCCACCATCAGCGACCGGGGCGACCAGGACCAGGACGTGGTCACGCTGTCGACCCTGCACGCGGCCAAGGGGCTGGAGTGGCCGCACGTGATGCTCATCGGCGTCAACGAGGGCCTGCTGCCCTTCAAGCTCGACGACGACGACGGCCGCCAGCAGATGGTCAGCGAGGACACCCTCACGCGCCTGCAGGAGGAACGCCGGCTGATGTACGTGGGCATCACGCGCGCCCAGCGCACCCTGGCGGTGAGCTGGACCAAGCGGCGCAAGAAGGGCCGCGAGACGGTCGCCGCCCAGCCCAGCCGCTTCATCGCCGAGATGGCGCTCGACCCGACCTCCGCCAAGGAGGACCCGCGCGAGAAGATCCGCGCGCTGCGCGCCGAGTTCGCGCGCCGCGCGCAGGAGAGCGCGGCGGCGGCGGCCGCATCGGCCGCCGCGCCATGA
- a CDS encoding phospholipase A — MPAPLPALSSDRPRRRTRSTRAVFAGLGLAVAAQAQAQTDAGRAAPGPVAAPGLSWQACQRLDDSKEARLACFDRWAQEQQQLPAAAPLPTQPLAATGVRPAVAPTTAAAAASAVPGNAALASAQPVADPAVPLRPVIVVAASEGCRDRQYSAFSRFWELEEGSDCGTFGFRGYRPLSVSATAATDRPDTPTSPSAGHTGTPIAYQANEMRIGLSVRTKLAQGLLTGNDPQRKDSLWFGYTQQSSWQLFNGAISRPFRSTDHEPEMMYVYPTDLTLPGGWRWRYLGAGIAHQSNGQTLPLSRSWNRTYLMTGVELDSRFQIAARFWNRIAEDPAKDDNPDIADYIGRAEFIGRWNFDRDNTFGLTLRNNLRSNGHGSLRLEWLKALGDPVTSNLRLHTQLFHGYGDTLVDYNRKRTVLSIGLSLVDF, encoded by the coding sequence ATGCCCGCTCCACTCCCCGCACTTTCGTCGGACCGGCCGCGCCGGCGGACGCGATCGACCCGCGCAGTGTTCGCCGGCCTGGGCCTGGCCGTGGCGGCGCAGGCCCAGGCGCAAACCGACGCCGGCCGCGCCGCGCCGGGCCCGGTCGCCGCCCCCGGCCTGAGCTGGCAGGCCTGCCAGCGCCTGGACGACAGCAAGGAAGCGCGCCTGGCGTGCTTCGACCGCTGGGCGCAGGAGCAGCAGCAGCTGCCGGCGGCAGCGCCCCTGCCCACGCAGCCGCTGGCCGCGACCGGCGTGCGCCCCGCCGTCGCGCCGACCACCGCGGCGGCCGCGGCGTCGGCCGTCCCCGGCAACGCCGCGCTCGCCAGCGCGCAGCCCGTCGCCGACCCGGCCGTGCCGCTCAGGCCGGTGATCGTCGTGGCGGCCAGCGAGGGCTGTCGCGACCGCCAGTACTCGGCCTTCTCGCGCTTCTGGGAGCTGGAGGAAGGCAGCGACTGCGGCACCTTCGGCTTTCGCGGCTACCGGCCGCTGAGCGTCTCGGCCACCGCCGCCACGGACCGGCCCGACACGCCCACCTCGCCCTCGGCCGGCCACACCGGCACGCCCATCGCCTACCAGGCCAACGAGATGCGCATCGGCCTGTCGGTGCGCACCAAGCTCGCCCAGGGCCTGCTCACGGGCAACGACCCGCAGCGCAAGGACTCGCTGTGGTTCGGCTACACCCAGCAGTCGAGCTGGCAGCTCTTCAACGGCGCGATCTCGCGCCCGTTCCGCAGCACCGACCACGAGCCGGAGATGATGTATGTTTATCCGACCGACCTGACCCTGCCCGGGGGCTGGCGCTGGCGCTACCTGGGCGCGGGCATCGCCCACCAGTCCAACGGCCAGACGCTGCCGCTGTCGCGCAGCTGGAACCGCACCTACCTGATGACCGGCGTCGAGCTCGACAGCCGCTTCCAGATCGCCGCGCGGTTCTGGAACCGCATCGCCGAGGACCCCGCCAAGGACGACAACCCCGACATCGCCGACTACATCGGGCGCGCCGAGTTCATCGGACGCTGGAACTTCGACCGCGACAACACCTTCGGACTCACGCTGCGCAACAACCTGCGCAGCAACGGCCACGGCTCGCTGCGCCTGGAGTGGCTCAAGGCGCTGGGCGACCCGGTCACCAGCAACCTGCGCCTGCACACCCAGCTCTTCCACGGCTACGGCGACACCCTGGTCGACTACAACCGCAAGCGCACGGTGCTGAGCATCGGTCTGAGCCTGGTGGATTTCTAG
- a CDS encoding CopD family protein — MPWLKLFHVSAVIAWAGSLFYLTVALALASRETSPALFSNAHRRTLLRGLFVGVATPAALLAIASGTAIFMLYGPLAPWLIAKLGVVGLLVLGHASCGLLVLRVERQDSPWTKAAYAVCALSLLWFATIAWLALRKPF, encoded by the coding sequence ATGCCCTGGCTCAAGCTGTTCCACGTGAGCGCGGTCATCGCATGGGCCGGATCGCTGTTCTACCTGACCGTCGCACTGGCGCTGGCGAGCCGCGAGACCAGCCCGGCGCTGTTCTCCAACGCCCATCGCCGCACCCTGCTGCGCGGCCTGTTCGTCGGCGTCGCGACCCCGGCGGCGCTGCTGGCCATCGCCTCGGGCACGGCCATCTTCATGCTGTACGGGCCGCTCGCGCCCTGGCTGATCGCCAAGCTCGGCGTGGTCGGCCTGCTGGTGCTCGGCCATGCGTCCTGCGGCCTGCTGGTGCTGCGCGTCGAGCGCCAGGACAGCCCCTGGACGAAGGCCGCCTACGCCGTCTGCGCGCTCTCGCTGCTGTGGTTCGCCACCATCGCGTGGCTGGCGCTGCGCAAGCCGTTCTGA
- a CDS encoding DUF2231 domain-containing protein has product MSTPSATPPDSSPVISSTLSAGGPTDEPILSRAAIAGHPLHPMLIHFPVAALIGLVGADAAYVWNGDPFWARAGLWLSGVGALGGWGASVAGLVDLITVGRIRRLVTAWGHALIAVMMLSMASMNWMLRLGGEPGANVVPWGAGITGVTAAFIALAAYLGGRLVYEHAVAVDTSD; this is encoded by the coding sequence ATGAGCACCCCGAGCGCGACCCCTCCCGATTCGTCCCCCGTGATCTCCTCCACCCTCTCGGCCGGCGGCCCGACCGACGAGCCGATCCTCAGCCGCGCCGCCATCGCCGGCCATCCGCTGCATCCCATGCTGATCCACTTCCCCGTGGCGGCGCTCATCGGCCTGGTGGGCGCCGACGCGGCCTACGTCTGGAACGGCGACCCGTTCTGGGCGCGCGCGGGGTTGTGGCTGTCCGGCGTCGGCGCGCTGGGTGGCTGGGGCGCCAGCGTGGCGGGGCTGGTCGACCTGATCACCGTCGGGCGCATCCGGCGCCTGGTGACGGCCTGGGGCCACGCCCTCATCGCCGTGATGATGCTGTCCATGGCCTCGATGAACTGGATGCTCCGCCTGGGGGGCGAGCCCGGCGCGAACGTGGTGCCGTGGGGCGCCGGCATCACGGGGGTGACGGCCGCCTTCATCGCCCTGGCGGCCTACCTGGGCGGACGGCTGGTCTACGAGCACGCGGTGGCGGTCGATACGTCCGACTAG
- the coxB gene encoding cytochrome c oxidase subunit II gives MAVLCGLAACAGPQSVLDPAGPSAAAIATVWWWMFGVAVAVLAGICAIWLLAMRPRAEALDEDAARRVQRRWLVGGGLVLPGASIVALLVFGSPSGFHQLPLPGTGPAPLRVDAIGHRWWWEMHYPANGVRLRNEMRVPVGRPVDVHTQSVDVIHSFWVPRLGGKLDAVPGRTLVVRLQADRAGTYRGQCAEFCGAGHAHMTMTVIAMEPADFDAWLRDGRAQGEPAPDTVRETAGDGRGSTKR, from the coding sequence GTGGCCGTCCTGTGCGGGCTTGCCGCCTGCGCCGGTCCGCAGTCGGTGCTGGACCCGGCCGGACCGTCGGCGGCGGCGATCGCCACGGTGTGGTGGTGGATGTTCGGCGTCGCCGTCGCGGTGCTCGCGGGCATCTGCGCGATCTGGTTGCTGGCGATGCGCCCGCGCGCCGAGGCGCTCGACGAGGACGCGGCGCGACGCGTCCAGCGCCGCTGGCTGGTCGGCGGCGGCCTGGTGCTGCCGGGCGCGAGCATCGTCGCGCTGCTGGTCTTCGGCTCGCCCTCGGGCTTCCACCAGCTGCCCCTGCCCGGGACCGGCCCGGCGCCGCTGCGCGTGGACGCCATCGGCCACCGGTGGTGGTGGGAGATGCACTATCCGGCCAACGGCGTTCGCCTGAGGAACGAGATGCGCGTGCCGGTCGGCCGCCCCGTCGACGTGCACACCCAGAGCGTCGACGTGATCCATTCGTTCTGGGTGCCGCGCCTGGGCGGCAAGCTCGACGCGGTGCCCGGTCGCACCCTGGTCGTGCGCCTTCAGGCCGACCGCGCGGGCACCTACCGCGGCCAGTGCGCGGAGTTCTGCGGCGCCGGCCACGCCCACATGACCATGACCGTGATCGCGATGGAGCCGGCCGATTTCGACGCCTGGCTGCGGGACGGGCGGGCGCAGGGCGAGCCCGCGCCCGACACCGTCCGGGAGACCGCCGGCGACGGCAGAGGAAGCACGAAGCGATGA